In the genome of Tetrapisispora phaffii CBS 4417 chromosome 14, complete genome, one region contains:
- the MYO2 gene encoding myosin 2 (similar to Saccharomyces cerevisiae MYO4 (YAL029C) and MYO2 (YOR326W); ancestral locus Anc_7.68), which translates to MSYEVGTRCWYPNETLGWIGGEITKNDLADGKYHLELQLEDGETVQIVTDSLTREDADASDASARDNRASSLPLLRNPPILESTEDLTSLSYLNEPAVLHAIKQRYSQLNIYTYSGIVLIATNPFDRVDQLYSQEMIQAYAGKRRGELEPHLFAIAEEAYRLMKNDKQNQTIVVSGESGAGKTVSAKYIMRYFASVEEEHSAMNDDIKHQIGMSETEERILATNPIMEAFGNAKTTRNDNSSRFGKYLEILFDDETSIIGARMRTYLLERSRLVYQPKTERNYHIFYQMLGGLSQETKKSFSLTDASDFFYLNQGGDTTIQGIDDAEEYKITVDALTLVGITPDIQQELFKILASLLHIGNIEVKKTRTDASLSSDEPSLQIACNLLGIDAFNFAKWITKKQITTRSEKIISNLNYAQAVVAKDSVAKFIYSALFDWLVENINEVLCNPNVTDKIKSFIGVLDIYGFEHFEKNSFEQFCINYANEKLQQEFNQHVFKLEQEEYVKEEIEWSFIEFNDNQPCIDLIENKLGILSLLDEESRLPAGSDESWTQKLYQTLDKPPTDKVFSKPRFGQTKFVVSHYALDVSYDVEGFIEKNRDTVSDGHLEVLKATKNETLLKILQSLDKNAEKVEEAKKDQKPAKVAGRAVQKKPTLGSMFKLSLIELMATINSTNVHYIRCIKPNNEKEAWKFDNLMVLSQLRACGVLETIRISCAGFPSRWTFNEFILRYYILISPNEWSTIFQQDTTEENIIDLCKKILAVTVKDTAKYQIGNTKIFFKAGMLAYLEKLRSEKMHQSSVLIQKKLRAKYYRKQYLEIKHSIYLFHSYAKGHATRNAVEREFQSEAAIKVQTLYRGHTVRSHVNGIISSIVRIQSKLRQQLLQKELYAKRELSAAVSIQSKIRTFKPRSSYVTTRRDTVVVQSLVRRKMAQRKLKELKKEAKSVNHLQEVSYKLENKVVELTENLAMKVRENKDMTEKIQNLQKSLNESANVKELLELQKSEHAKTLADTKSEYDGTISEFQKKLELSKQEVEETKKELEEMVTRHEQLKIEAMQQLEELNKTKQLLSESSTETTDLQGQVNSLKEEIARLQNSIKSGAIAVGAGAVATGASNFNATPRHSRRFNSQDGIIPDGVPPSPLNILSKTVSNGDDVKSTISTISKINDELFNLLNDTKVLNKEITEGLLRGFKVPETGVAIRLSQKEVLYPARILIIVLSDMWRLGLTKQSEGFLAEVLTTIQDVVRGLKGHNIIPGGAFWLTNVRELYSFVVFAQESIVNDESYNKDLNEEEYNEYVSLVTELREDFESLSYNIYNIWLKKLQKELQKKVIPAVILSEALPGFKNENTGFLPKIFGSTSEYTMDDVLTFFNNIYWCMKSFHVENDIFRDTVVTLLNYVDAICFNDLIMRRNFLSWKRGLQLNYNVTRLEEWCKTHHIPEGAQCLVHLIQTSKLLQLRKQNIADIKILCEICADLKPIQLQKLMSLYSTADYEQPISQEILNFVADKVKKEAATNPSNKSKLHADDIFLQVESGPFEDPFVGVETRQFGKIEAYIPAWLTLPTTRRVVELVTQQVTVQDTN; encoded by the coding sequence ATGTCTTATGAAGTCGGCACTCGTTGCTGGTACCCGAACGAGACGCTTGGGTGGATCGGCGGTGAGATCACTAAGAATGATCTGGCGGATGGAAAGTACCATCTCGAATTGCAATTGGAGGACGGCGAGACTGTCCAGATCGTGACTGACTCTCTCACCAGGGAGGACGCAGATGCCAGCGACGCCAGCGCCAGGGACAATCGCGCAAGCAGCCTGCCTCTATTAAGAAACCCTCCGATCTTGGAATCCACAGAGGATCTGACTTCTCTTTCCTACTTGAACGAGCCAGCAGTGCTACATGCAATCAAACAGAGATACTCCCAATTGAACATATACACGTACTCGGGTATAGTTCTGATCGCAACCAACCCATTCGATAGGGTCGACCAACTGTACTCTCAAGAGATGATCCAGGCGTATGCAGGAAAGAGAAGAGGTGAACTAGAACCACATCTGTTTGCAATCGCAGAAGAGGCATACAGACTGATGAAAAACGATAAACAGAACCAGACTATAGTCGTCTCAGGTGAATCGGGTGCAGGGAAAACAGTTTCTGCAAAATATATCATGAGATATTTTGCCTCCGTAGAGGAAGAACATTCAGCAATGAATGATGATATAAAACATCAAATTGGAATGTCGGAAACCGAAGAAAGAATATTGGCGACTAACCCAATTATGGAAGCCTTTGGTAATGCAAAGACAACAAGAAATGACAATTCATCAAGATTTGGTAAATATTTGGAAATCTTGTTCGATGATGAGACTTCCATCATTGGTGCAAGAATGAGAACTTATCTATTAGAACGTTCAAGATTGGTCTACCAACCGAAAACGGAAAGGaattatcatattttttaccAAATGTTAGGTGGATTATCACAAGAGACTAAAAAGAGTTTCAGTTTAACTGATGCAAGtgatttcttttatttgaaCCAAGGTGGTGACACTACGATTCAAGGTATCGACGATGCcgaagaatataaaataacgGTGGACGCTTTAACTTTAGTTGGTATAACACCAGATATTCAACAAgaacttttcaaaattttggCCTCTCTTCTACATATAGGTAATATCGAAGTTAAAAAGACAAGAACAGACGCTTCTTTATCCTCAGATGAACCTAGTTTACAAATAGCTTGTAATCTATTAGGCATTGATGCATTCAATTTCGCTAAATGGATAActaaaaaacaaattacCACAAGAtctgaaaaaattatttcaaactTAAACTATGCTCAAGCTGTTGTTGCCAAAGATTCTGTAgcaaaatttatttattccGCTTTATTCGATTGGCttgttgaaaatattaatgaagtTTTATGTAACCCAAATGTTactgataaaattaaatcatttattgGTGTTTTGGATATATATGGTTTTgaacattttgaaaaaaattcttttgaacaattttgtattaattatgcaaatgaaaaattacaaCAAGAATTTAACCAGCATGTCTTCAAATTGGAACAAGAAGAGTACgttaaagaagaaatcgAATGGTCATTCATCGAATTCAACGATAATCAACCTTGCATTGACTTAATCGAAAACAAGTTAGGTATATTATCACTTTTAGATGAAGAAAGTAGACTACCAGCCGGTTCAGATGAATCGTGGACACAGAAATTATATCAAACTTTAGATAAACCACCGACTGATAAAGTATTTTCTAAACCAAGATTTGGACAAACTAAATTCGTTGTTTCTCATTACGCTTTAGATGTTTCCTATGATGTCGAAggttttattgaaaaaaatagagATACTGTCTCAGATGGTCATCTAGAGGTATTAAAAGCCactaaaaatgaaactttattaaaaattttacaatCATTAGACAAAAATGCTGAGAAAGTGGAAGAAGCTAAAAAAGATCAAAAACCTGCTAAAGTTGCTGGTAGAGCCGTTCAGAAAAAACCAACTTTAGGTTCAATGTTTAAATTATCACTGATTGAATTAATGGCTACTATCAATTCAACAAATGTTCATTACATTCGTTGTATTAAAcctaataatgaaaaagaagCTTGGAagtttgataatttaatggTTTTATCACAATTAAGAGCTTGTGGTGTATTAGAGACAATTAGAATATCATGTGCAGGGTTCCCATCAAGATGGacatttaatgaattcattttaagatattatattttaatttcaccAAATGAATGGTCTACTATTTTCCAGCAAGATACTACGGAAgagaatattattgatttatgTAAAAAAATCTTAGCTGTCACAGTTAAAGATACCGCTAAATACCAAATCGGTAATACGAAGATTTTCTTTAAAGCTGGTATGTTGGCTTATCTAGAAAAACTAAGATCTGAAAAGATGCATCAATCAAGTGtattaattcaaaagaaattaagaGCTAAATATTATCGTAAACAATATTTGGAAATCAAACACTCGATTTACTTATTCCACAGTTATGCAAAAGGTCATGCTACCCGTAATGCTGTCGAAAGAGAATTTCAATCAGAAGCTGCAATTAAAGTTCAAACCTTATACAGAGGCCATACAGTACGTTCCCATGTTAATGGAATTATTTCAAGTATTGTTAGAATTCAATCTAAATTAAGACAACAACTACTTCAAAAGGAATTATACGCTAAAAGAGAACTTAGCGCTGCTGTATCTATCCAAAGTAAGATTAGAACTTTCAAACCAAGATCTTCTTATGTTACGACAAGAAGAGACACTGTCGTCGTACAGTCTTTGGTTAGAAGGAAAATGGCccaaagaaaattaaaggaattgaagaaagaagCTAAATCCGTAAACCATCTACAAGAAGTTAGTTACAAATTAGAGAATAAGGTTGTTGAATTGACTGAAAACTTAGCTATGAAGGTTAGAGAAAACAAAGATATGACTGAAAAGATTCAAAACTTACAAAAATCTTTAAACGAATCCGCTAATGTTAAAGAATTGTtagaattacaaaaatcaGAACATGCAAAGACTTTAGCAGATACCAAGTCTGAATATGATGGCACTATTAGTGAATTCCAGAAAAAACTTGAATTATCAAAACAAGAAGTTGAAGAGACCAAGAAAGAACTAGAAGAAATGGTTACAAGGCATGAACAATTAAAGATAGAAGCTATGCAACAGCTAGAAGAATTGAATAAGACCAAACAATTGTTATCTGAATCCAGCACTGAAACTACAGATTTACAAGGCCAAGTAAACTCCTTGAAAGAAGAGATTGCTCGTCTACAAAATTCCATCAAATCGGGCGCTATAGCAGTCGGTGCAGGTGCTGTAGCTACAGGTGCTTCAAATTTCAACGCTACCCCAAGACACAGCAGAAGGTTTAATTCTCAAGATGGTATTATACCTGATGGTGTTCCTCCAAGTCCATTAAATATCTTAAGCAAAACCGTTAGTAACGGTGACGATGTTAAATCGACAATCAGCACAATatctaaaattaatgatgaattattcaacttattaaatgataCCAAGGTTTTGAATAAAGAAATAACAGAAGGTTTATTAAGAGGTTTCAAAGTTCCAGAAACTGGTGTTGCTATAAGATTAAGCCAAAAGGAAGTCTTATATCCAGCTagaattttaattattgtcTTGAGTGACATGTGGAGATTAGGTTTAACCAAACAAAGTGAAGGCTTTTTAGCCGAAGTGTTAACTACTATTCAAGATGTTGTTAGAGGCTTAAAAGGTCATAATATCATCCCAGGTGGTGCATTTTGGTTAACAAATGTTCGtgaattatattcttttgttgtttttgcTCAAGAATCTATTGTCAACGATGAATCATATAACAAAGATTTGAACgaagaagaatataatgaatatgtTTCATTAGTTACTGAACTTAGAGAAGATTTTGAATCTTTAagttataatatttataatatctGGTTAAAGAAACTACAGAAAGAACTACAAAAGAAGGTAATTCCTGCTGTTATTCTTTCGGAAGCTTTGCCAGGGTTTAAAAACGAAAATACCGGTTTCTTACCAAAAATTTTTGGTTCAACAAGTGAATATACTATGGATGACGTCTTaacttttttcaataacatCTATTGGTGTATGAAATCTTTCCATgtagaaaatgatattttccGTGATACGGTTGTTACATTATTAAACTATGTTGATGCAATTTgttttaatgatttaattatGAGACGTAATTTCCTATCGTGGAAGCGTGGGCTACAATTGAACTATAACGTCACAAGATTAGAGGAATGGTGCAAAACTCATCATATTCCAGAAGGCGCCCAATGTTTAGTACACTTAATCCAAACTTCTAAATTGCTACaattaagaaaacaaaatattgcCGATATAAAGATTTTATGTGAGATTTGTGCTGACTTAAAGCCAATTcaacttcaaaaattaatgtCATTGTATTCCACTGCTGATTATGAACAACCAATTTCTCAAGAAATTTTGAACTTCGTCGCtgataaagttaaaaagGAAGCTGCTACCAACCCAAGTAATAAATCGAAACTACATGCGGATGATATTTTCCTACAGGTTGAATCTGGACCTTTTGAAGATCCATTTGTCGGTGTAGAAACAAGACAATTCGGTAAAATCGAAGCTTACATTCCTGCATGGTTAACATTACCAACTACAAGAAGGGTTGTAGAACTAGTAACACAGCAAGTTACTGTACAAGACACTAATTAG
- the TPHA0N00545 gene encoding uncharacterized protein, with translation MTVLIQTSSAAMSSNWDNYSYDNNSDNSSSNNYAKLELSQYIDNLTNNRCGSNLEAIQSRSAFNNNIVLTNNSDASSVTNSWSARFKNMFEKNINVDDSYDSFDSSLYTDKSSITKPSPWFTRLFDKRSGKEQSQNSSHQTESFHATVLPESICNRKYEETPKSKIIEVEYTRYSQGKVEKTASTGNGSLRNTRSKNWFKTVFKGKSEASEVSEYPGLVQPEPEVLENTYSDDSIYESEKLEYLPIKIDIVDVGSLSVSDCLTPINDGNHNIPSPPWDYRHEYKRLDDNYRKNSGENYDYNNEHVETSTVYSSYYSSNNVQELEAELSVRQASIDTCLFQEQPILTTASETHSYPVVSKHISGFCDDSVYESRVKNDSSERKAGSHRDYTNCINPYTPILRARIREEKIALLNNKSKINDNAFTEPEHMRIFQKDTYDEEYCEPKGAFSRHSSGSDILESEQTKKQTTTLVDVQEKQVLDPVQPVNSENLNNKKSKNKNREVENRATTNYCCPKCCYCDESEVDMSYYYRNIEPITIHERFIQIIKRTKYNFRKFIKRNNKKEWILYQLQKTTDEVLDNGLLVCELIGDMLTDVIEKVEPFPKLLQCAVGHVCMKLAH, from the coding sequence ATGACAGTTCTTATTCAAACTTCAAGTGCTGCCATGTCATCAAACTGGGATAATTATTCCTATGACAACAACTCCGATAactcttcttcaaataattacGCAAAGTTGGAGTTATCccaatatattgataatctTACTAACAATCGTTGTGGTTCAAACCTAGAAGCTATACAATCTAGAAGTgcattcaataataatattgtctTAACGAACAACTCCGACGCTTCGAGCGTCACAAATTCATGGAGCGCCAGgtttaaaaatatgttcgaaaaaaatattaacgTGGACGATAGCTATGATAGCTTTGATAGTTCGCTATATACGGATAAATCTTCCATAACAAAGCCATCTCCATGGTTCACTAGACTATTTGATAAGAGAAGTGGAAAGGAACAGTCTCAGAATTCTTCTCACCAAACAGAATCTTTCCACGCCACTGTACTTCCTGAGTCAATTTGTAACAGAAAATACGAAGAAACTCCTAAAtctaaaattattgaagtaGAATACACAAGATATAGCCAGGGTAAAGTCGAGAAAACAGCAAGCACAGGAAATGGTTCGTTGAGAAATACTAGATCCAAAAACTGGTTCAAAACTGTCTTTAAAGGTAAGAGCGAGGCATCTGAAGTGTCGGAATATCCAGGCCTAGTGCAACCCGAGCCTGAAGTTTTAGAAAACACATACAGTGACGATTCAATATATGAatctgaaaaattagaatatCTTCCTATAAAAATTGACATTGTTGACGTTGGCTCTTTATCCGTCAGTGATTGTCTAACACCTATAAACGACGGAAATCACAACATTCCGTCACCTCCTTGGGACTATAGACATGAGTATAAAAGGCTTGATGATAATTATAGGAAAAATAGTGGTGAGAATTATGACTACAATAATGAGCATGTGGAAACTAGTACTGTTTATAGCAGTTACTATTCGAGTAATAATGTTCAAGAATTAGAAGCAGAACTTAGCGTAAGACAAGCATCAATTGATACATGTCTATTCCAAGAGCAACCAATACTAACTACAGCCAGCGAAACTCACTCGTACCCAGTTGTGTCTAAACATATTTCAGGGTTCTGTGACGACTCCGTATATGAGAGTCGAGTAAAAAATGACAGCTCAGAAAGAAAAGCTGGAAGCCATCGTGACTATACAAACTGTATAAATCCATATACACCCATATTAAGAGCCAGAATAAGAGAGGAAAAAATCGCATTACTTAATAACAAGAGTAAAATCAACGATAATGCATTCACTGAACCAGAACACATgagaatttttcaaaaagatacttatgatgaagaatattGTGAACCTAAAGGAGCGTTTAGTAGACATTCATCTGGTAGTGATATCCTTGAGTCAGAGCAAACGAAGAAACAAACAACTACTTTAGTAGATGTTCAAGAAAAACAGGTATTGGATCCAGTTCAACCTGTTAATTCAGAAAACTTAAATAACAAGAAgtctaaaaataaaaatcgTGAAGTGGAAAACAGAGCTACCACTAATTATTGCTGCCCAAAATGCTGCTATTGTGATGAGTCTGAAGTGGATATGTCATATTACTATAGAAATATAGAACCTATAACTATACATGAAagatttattcaaataattaaaagaacaaaatataattttagaaaattcattaaaagaaataacaaaaaagaGTGGATATTATATCAACTCCAAAAAACAACCGATGAGGTTTTAGATAACGGTTTATTAGTATGCGAATTAATTGGTGATATGTTAACAGACGTTATAGAAAAGGTGGAACCATTTCCAAAGTTGCTTCAATGTGCTGTTGGCCATGTATGTATGAAGCTAGCACATTAA